CAGCCATGCGTGATCTGAAAATTCCTGAAAGCCGCCACCCGGAAAAGGCGCATCGCAAGGACAACGCACAGCCCAAGAAACCAAGCTGGATTCGCGTGAAAGCGCCCGGCGGCAAGGGCTATGCCGAGACGCATAAGATCATGCGCGAAAACAATCTGGTTACCGTGTGCGAAGAAGCGGGCTGTCCCAACGCAGGTGAATGCTGGAGCCAAGGTCACGCCACCATGATGATCATGGGCGAGATCTGTACCCGTGGCTGTACCTTCTGCAACGTGGCCACCGGGAAACCGGATGATCTGGATACTTTCGAGCCGGGACGCGTGGCACATGCCGTCAAGAAGCTGGGCCTGAACCACGTAGTGATCACATCGGTAGACCGCGATGACCTGAAGGACGGAGGGGCCGAGCACTTTGCCCAGACCATCCGTGCAGTCCGTCACCAGTCGCCCGACACCACGATTGAAATCCTGACTCCTGACTTCCTGAAATGTGAAGACAGCGTATTGGAAACCGTCGTTGAAGCGCGTCCCGACGTGTTCAACCACAATCTGGAAACCGTACCTGGCCTTTATCCCCAGGTGCGCCCCGGTGCCCGTTACTTCCATTCGCTGCGTCTGCTTCAGCGGGTGAAAGAACTGGATCCGTCCATGTTCACCAAATCCGGCATAATGGTCGGTCTGGGTGAGGATCGTCAGTCAGTGATGCAGATCATGGATGACATGCGTGCCGCTGACATCGATTTCCTGACCATCGGGCAGTATCTGCAGCCCACGCCGAAACACCATGCGGTCGAGCGGTTCGTCCATCCGGACGAGTTCAAGGATTACGAGACAGCCGCCTATGGCAAGGGTTTCCTGATGGTTTCGGCCACGCCGTTGACGCGGTCGTCCTACCATGCGGGTGATGACTTCGCGCTGCTGCGAAAAGCACGTGAAGAAAGTCTGGCAAAAGCCTGATAAGATTAGATTATGGTCTTCTGATGCGCTCGATTGCCATCCAATCAGGCGCACCTATGAAGTATTCATAGGCGAACAGCGCAAGACAGATCGAAATCACGATAAGGCCAAA
The Aliiroseovarius pelagivivens DNA segment above includes these coding regions:
- the lipA gene encoding lipoyl synthase, with product MRDLKIPESRHPEKAHRKDNAQPKKPSWIRVKAPGGKGYAETHKIMRENNLVTVCEEAGCPNAGECWSQGHATMMIMGEICTRGCTFCNVATGKPDDLDTFEPGRVAHAVKKLGLNHVVITSVDRDDLKDGGAEHFAQTIRAVRHQSPDTTIEILTPDFLKCEDSVLETVVEARPDVFNHNLETVPGLYPQVRPGARYFHSLRLLQRVKELDPSMFTKSGIMVGLGEDRQSVMQIMDDMRAADIDFLTIGQYLQPTPKHHAVERFVHPDEFKDYETAAYGKGFLMVSATPLTRSSYHAGDDFALLRKAREESLAKA